The genomic interval TCTAGTAGAGGCAACAGAAAGACggacagaaacagacagttccgagtcacgtggttgaTTTCCGTCAACATGAACCATCTCTGGTCACACGGTTGTGGCCGTCGACATGCCACCTTCGAGATGCGGATATCTCCGTTCAGTTCTCCTCCCATCACTCCCGCAACCACGGATGATCGCGAATCTGTTCAACGGTGGGCCGCTTGTTCACGTCTCTGTTGAGAATCATCCGTATCAAGTCCAAACAATCATCGGACATGACAAACGGCACCCGCAACTCGccctccagaatctcaTCCACGTTATAAAAGGGATTCTCCTTGTACACAATGGTGTACAACAAAATGCCCAGAGCCCACACATCCTGAGGCCGCCCCAGATAGGGGTTGCCACTGAGCACCTCGGGGGCGGCGTAATCAATAGTgcccacaaacacgtcAAAGGGGCCGTTCTTGACATATGCCGCCGAGCCAAAGTCGATCAACTTGAGAAGCCCCTTGCCGTCGAGAATGATATTCTCGTCCTTAATGTCCCGGTGCACGATTCCAAGCCCGTGTAGATGCGCCACGGCAGACACAATCTGGCGGAAAATAGATTTGCACTCAGCCTCGGGCATCTGCGGGTTCAGTTCAATCAAGTCAAACAAATCGATGCCGGGATTGCCATGCGCCTCCATCTCTATATGGTAACACTCATCATCCTCCAGAAAGTCGACCATGCCCACAATGTTGGGATGCGGAGTCTGgttgagagcagccagaATCTTGATTTCAGATGACACGGTGCCAAGCTTTCGATCCCGCACCCACGTGTCCACCAAAATGCGGTCCTTGACCACAGACTTGACCACAATCAGACAGGCGGGATCATCGGGGTACCGCGCCAGCACCACCCGCCCATAAGCGCCTTCAcccatttttttcacaaCCCGAAAGTCCGCAAACTTGCGATCCCGCTTGTGGGCTCCAATCTCGGTGACTCCTCGAAGCTCGGAGATTTCCGCCGCAGCCAGAGTCGACGACGAGCCATCGGCCTCGGAAACAGAGCCGTCAGCCTCTAGAGACCGCGTTGAAGCCAAGGACTTTTGCGACTCGTTCTTCAGACCATACACCGACTTTTCCCGAAGCTCGCTGACAGACGTGTCAGTGTCGCCCAACGAGCTTTCTCGAGAATGGGCCATGCTGGAGCTTCCGCCGCTGGAGTCGCTTCCCGAATCCTCCCCCTCGGTTCGCTTGCGCTCGTTCAATAGCGGCAACTGAGACGGAATGGAAAAAATCTCATGGGCCTCTTGAATGTGGCGCGAAAACGAAATCCACAGAGAAAACTGGCTCGTGGACGCGACGCGGAGCTGACAATCAATTTTGAGCGTGGCACCGTTCAAATGCCGACCATCAATTCCAATCgatgaaaaaaatgtcaTGCGTTTATCGTCGCCAGAAGATGCCATTCGTCGGAAAAAATGCTCCGGATAAACCATGCCCAGGCCCAACGAGTTGTTGCTGCgcttgatctcgtcaatgtACTCGCTCATATGCGGCAACAGGACGGAAATGTGTTGTCCAATCAGAGACCGCGACTTGCTGCTATGACCAAACAGATACTGCACAAAAAAGGCGTTGTAATCGGTGATGTCAAGAGTCGACGAGtccaccatcaccatgcCCGACATGTGCGGCAGAGAGGTGATGTGAAATGTGTTCTTTTCCTTGCGCACAATGCACGGGTAGTCGTACGGTCCGGCTTTGGTGGTGTATGAGTAGGTGATGTTGGAAAGGAAGGGGTGGGCGGCGGCAGATTCGCTGGAATCACCAGAACCGACAGGACCGACAGAACCGACAGAACCAACAGAACCGTTGAAACTACCACCGTCCTCAtttccatcaccaacactCCGAATCAACATCTTTCGCTTGATATCGCCGTAGGAGGCCCAATCATGCTGGCCAAACAGAATGTTACGATCTCCACCAATggtctccaccacctcagGGTCACGCTTCTTCATGACCACCTCCACATGATCGCcagcaacctcctcggccacccAGATGAGCGCGCCCTGCGACTTTTTCACCCAGATTGACGCCAACGACTCTTGACGGTTGCCCTTGACCACAGGAATGACCATGCCACAAATGGCCACCGAGCTGGGCTTGGTCAGTGCCGCAGCCAACTCCGCGGTCAACTCGTCCCGCATGTCGTCACGAGCCATGTTCAGAATCGACGTGTTCCGCAGCTCAGCACGTGACACGCCAAACACCAGACAAGCCACGTCGTTGACGGCCCGGATCTCATACGGAGCCTTGTCGGCTGTCGTCACCACAACCTGCGACGCCGAATACCGCGCCATGGTCCCGGTCAACAAGCCGAGACCAGTGGTTGACTTGGAAGAGGCCAAGTTGGGCGTGGTCACCGGAGGCTGCAACTCCACGTTGCTGGGTAGCCAGGAGCCCGCAGAACTCACGCCGCCACTGCCACTGCCCATGTGACCCGCCGAGCCGCCGCCCATCTGTTCCGGGGCACTCGACACGTCCAACATGGTGGCACTTCTGGTGATGGGCTGAAGAGCCTTGTCTTGGAAAGGTTCGGCCAAAAAGTCCAGCAGCTTAGCCTGCAGAGAAAGCGACGAAGTGTTGGTCAGCGTCCGGGTCCGCTTAATGGAGGGAGACGACGACGCCGGAGACGAGCCCGAGGAGCCACTCAGGACCTCTTTGGAGAGCGGCGAAGAAACCGACCGAGGAGTGTGATGGGTCAGCTGCTCCAGGAGCTTGGGCGCGAGATTCTGCTGACTCATGCGCTTGGGCGTGAACGACAAACcctcttcgtcgtcctcggactcggaccACGACGTTGTTCGTGGCTTGAGTGCACTGGCTTTGATCGGAGATCCGAGCAGAGTCGAGTCG from Yarrowia lipolytica chromosome 1F, complete sequence carries:
- a CDS encoding uncharacterized protein (Compare to YALI0F03542g, some similarities with uniprot|Q08217 Saccharomyces cerevisiae YOL045w similarity to ser/thr protein kinase), translated to MAPTDHNEAGATMPQVCGDECLDEIVRVKCEEKPCRIELPSNMLSSNSSSAAESLQSFSYAYVSHSGLSSRMALIKRAIQFLREHSTEISETSSALTDFFVSHQHEVEPYTHAMGIPFSSIQRNLSTASMTDFFSTLPKRQTGGDDQGLRGLLSLLENRHGDTRRSLSQGVRPLDTSRELSRELDDAPADGMQSRALKPVASAVEVSAESQDSESQGDGSREPGEPSGESRDADSTLLGSPIKASALKPRTTSWSESEDDEEGLSFTPKRMSQQNLAPKLLEQLTHHTPRSVSSPLSKEVLSGSSGSSPASSSPSIKRTRTLTNTSSLSLQAKLLDFLAEPFQDKALQPITRSATMLDVSSAPEQMGGGSAGHMGSGSGGVSSAGSWLPSNVELQPPVTTPNLASSKSTTGLGLLTGTMARYSASQVVVTTADKAPYEIRAVNDVACLVFGVSRAELRNTSILNMARDDMRDELTAELAAALTKPSSVAICGMVIPVVKGNRQESLASIWVKKSQGALIWVAEEVAGDHVEVVMKKRDPEVVETIGGDRNILFGQHDWASYGDIKRKMLIRSVGDGNEDGGSFNGSVGSVGSVGPVGSGDSSESAAAHPFLSNITYSYTTKAGPYDYPCIVRKEKNTFHITSLPHMSGMVMVDSSTLDITDYNAFFVQYLFGHSSKSRSLIGQHISVLLPHMSEYIDEIKRSNNSLGLGMVYPEHFFRRMASSGDDKRMTFFSSIGIDGRHLNGATLKIDCQLRVASTSQFSLWISFSRHIQEAHEIFSIPSQLPLLNERKRTEGEDSGSDSSGGSSSMAHSRESSLGDTDTSVSELREKSVYGLKNESQKSLASTRSLEADGSVSEADGSSSTLAAAEISELRGVTEIGAHKRDRKFADFRVVKKMGEGAYGRVVLARYPDDPACLIVVKSVVKDRILVDTWVRDRKLGTVSSEIKILAALNQTPHPNIVGMVDFLEDDECYHIEMEAHGNPGIDLFDLIELNPQMPEAECKSIFRQIVSAVAHLHGLGIVHRDIKDENIILDGKGLLKLIDFGSAAYVKNGPFDVFVGTIDYAAPEVLSGNPYLGRPQDVWALGILLYTIVYKENPFYNVDEILEGELRVPFVMSDDCLDLIRMILNRDVNKRPTVEQIRDHPWLRE